TGCCGCTGCCAATCCCGAACACGCTCGAAGGCTCCAGATGGTAATGCTCGATCTGGTGCTCCTCAAGGAAAGGCTTCAGGTCCAGCAGGGGAGCAGAGTTCAAGTAGAACTGTGTGGAATCTGACTTCGTCCTCCAGACAGCGACAACCAGGGCGCGGTCAGGACGTTCGTCCGAGATGAAGGTGAGCAGGTCGACAAAGCCGGTCTGGTCCTTGTAAGCGCCGCGCAGTTGGCGTGCAGCTTCCAAGAACTTTTCTTTGTTCCCCTGCTTCAGTGTGCAGGTCATCATACGTGTGAACATTGGGGTTTCCTCCGCTAGGTGTGATCACCGCAACAGCACCAACAAGGACGCCGGGCGGGTTAGGTGTTGGTTTGGATCAGAGGATGGCGGACGGTCGAACCAAGCAATTGTATTTTCGGATCGGGTGAACATGGCCCCGCTCCTTCTTACAACCGCACATTCTAAACGCAACCTGAGCCGTGGCGATGACCTTTGTCACACCTTCCGATTCCCTTCACCAGCCATGTTGAAGCAGGATGAGGGCGAGCGGCGAGTTCATCATTCGAGACTTGCCAGCTGGTCGGCGGTCGGTCAGTCGACAAGAACCTACTCTGAAATCTGCCGGCGCAGGCGGCGCGAAAGACTGACGGCGACGGAACGATAGAACCGCGACCCAAGGTGTGGATATGATTCAAAAAGGTGGCGCAGGTCGCTCCACGAGATGAGATAGGCCTCGATCGGGGTCTCGGCCAGGACGGTGGCACTGGATTGCGTTCCTTCCATGAATGCCATATCGCCGAGAATTTCCCCAGCCGCAACGGTTGCGATAGGCCAGCGACGGCCAGAAACGATCCTGGCCGATCCTTTGGCCAGAAAGATGACCACCGGCTCTTGCCTTCCAATATGGATGAGCTCTTCACCTTTTGCGAAAGATCGGTATTTAGCTTTATCCAATAGCAAAGCCCAGTCGTTGAGGGTAACGTACTCCAAGCGGTTCTCCGCCGCCATGGCAGCAGTAAGGAAATCCTGTCGATTCGCCCGCAATTCTTTCGTCATCGCGCGGTCACGTTGCTGATTTGAAATTTTAGGGGAACCGCTGGATTGTATCAGCCTGGCGGTGAACGGCAAATGACGAGTCAGAACCGAACTGGCGCTGAATCATCCCGGCCCTCACCGACGTGAAGGCCGGGCATTGATTCAGGCAGCCACGGCAGCAGTCGCTTTGACAAACGCCAGCAGGTCAGCGTTGATTCGATTAGCCCGCAGCGTCATGCATTAGAATTCTATTTATGTGCGGACGCTTTCGTCTCGGCAAGGGCAAAGAGGCACTGAGGGAATATTTCGGCGCTGACTGCGATGTTAATTGGTCGCCGCGCTACAACATCGCTCCCACGGACTCGATTCCCGCCGTTCGCCAGGATCGCAAGCAACCCGTTCGCGAACTCTCGCTGATGCGCTGGGGCCTGATTCCCTACTGGTCCAAAGATGCCTCCGGCGCCGCAGGCATGATCAACGCGCGTGCCGAGTCCGCCGCCACAAAACCCGCTTTCCGTGACGCGCTCAAAGCCCGGCGCTGTCTTATCCCCGCCGACGGATTTTACGAATGGAAAAAGTTGGCCAAGTCGAAGCAGCCTTACTGCTTCACCCTTCGCGACGAGTCGATCTTCGCCTTCGCCGGTATCTGGGACCGCTGGAAGGCTCCCGACGGCAACAGCATCGAAACCTGTGCCATCCTAACCGGCCCGCCCAACGAGCTGGTCGCGAGCGTTCACGACCGAATGCCGATCATCCTGCCGCCCGACAACTACGACCTTTGGCTCGATCCCGGTTTCACGAACGTGAAGGAAGTCGCGGAAATGCTGAAACCCCTGCCGGCCGCGTTGATGAAATCTTTTCCGGTCAGCAGCCGCGTCAACGCAGTGAAGAATGACGATCCCGGGTGCGCGGAGCCGCTGCAGGAAGGCCAAAGCGCCGACTCCGCGCAGAACCTGACCGCGTCGCTGTTCGACCACCCGGCTTGACATTCACCCGCTGAGATGAGATTTCTATACGCTTTTGGCTTTGCCCCGGCGCGTCTTCCGGAAGAAGGGATTTTGTGAGAGTTCGGGTTTTTTACCACGATAAGTGTTTCGACGGCGCCTGCTCGGCCGCCTTGTTCAGCCGTTTTTACAAGGAGCGCATTCGCGATGACGTGCAATTTCAGTACAGCGGCCTCGTCCATCGCGCCGGGGCACTGTTCGACGAAAGCCACTTTGACGGCGACGAAAACGCGATCGTGGACTTCAAGTACTCAACCTCACCCAAGATCACCTGGTGGTTTGATCACCACCTCAGCGCTTTCCTCACCCCCGAGGACGCCGCCCATTACGAAAACGACACCAGCACCAAGAAGTTTTACGATCCGGATTTCAAATCCTGCACTAAGTTCATCGCCACCATCGCGGAAACACGTTTCGGCTTCAATCCCGCGCCGGTGGCGGAAGTCGTCGAATGGGCCGACATCATTGACGGCGCTCTTTACGAGGACGCAAAGACCGCGGTCGAAATGAAGCATCCGGCCATGAAACTGACCATGGTCATCGAATCCACGCGGGATTCCGGTTTCGTTCCGCGTCTGATTCCGCTGCTCGCCTCCATGCCGTTCGACGAGATCCTTCGCCAGCCTTTCGTCGCCGAGCTGCTTCCGCCGCTGCTCCAGCGTCACGAGGAATCCATTCGCCTGCTCCGCAGCCGGGCCGAGTGCAAGGACGGCACCTTGTTCTTCGACGTCACCGACCAGGACTTGGAGGGATACAACAAGTTCGTGCCCTACTACCTTCATCCGTCCTGCACCTACAGCGTCGGGTTGAGCAAGAGCAGCTTCCGCACCAAGGTTGCAGTTGGGTCCAATCCGTGGGCGCGCACGGAGAACATGGTGAACCTGGCGCGGATCTGTGAGCGCTACGGGGGTGGGGGGCATGCACGCGTGGGCGCCATTTCCTTCGAGCCCGACAAGTTTGAGCAGGCCCGCAAGGCGGCGCGAGAGATCGTCGAGGAGTTGCGCGCCAGTTACCGATCTACCCAGAGCCAGCCGCAAGCTTAATAACCGGGGTGTTGCTCCGCCAGCGCTGGCGCGGATCCAGCCCGTTTGTGATCCTTTTCGCCTGCCGCTCATTGCGGCAAGGATGACCTTAAGTGCGCGATGCGGCAGCCCGTCGGTTGCCGCATCTTGAGCTCCAAGCCTGGAATCGTCTCACGCGTTCGCCTGTTTTTCCGCAATATCCCCGATGACCGGCAATTTCCACATCTGCCCGCCGTAAGCCTTCACCAACATCAGCACCCAGAGCACCAGGAAGCCCAAGCCCACCAGCGGCCACAGGAGCAGCGTGGCCCAACCCAGGAACGGAATCGAGCTGAGGAAACCCAGCAGCACCCAAATCACTGCCACTCCCACGTGGAAGAAAATCGACTGGAAGGCGTGGAAGCGGATGAACCGGCTGCGATTGTACGGTTCGAGCACCAGGAAAACGATCGCCGGAATAATGGTTACGTACGCCAGCAGGCCCGCTACGTTGTCGGTCAGGCCGCCCGCTGCGGTCGTCGTAGGCGCAACCGCCGCGCCCCCTGCGACCGATTGCGCTGGTCGGCCGCAACCAGGACAGTTATTTGCATTGTCGGGTAATTGCGCACCGCAATTGGAGCAGAACCGCGCCATCGGAATCGCCTCCAGGGCGGGGACATTATCAAAATCTCGCCCCGCAACGCAATGCAGCGTGCAAGCCCCATCGATTAAGGCCAGCAGTGCGCGTTTGCACGCATGTTTGCCATGATTCGTTTCAGAGGTATGCAGTGGCGACAACGATGTCCGGCCAGGGACGCTAGTCTCTGCTTTTTTGCCGGCTGGACCGGCACTGCGCGCACACTCCGTAGATCTGGAAAGTATGGCGCGTCGTCAGGTAGTGATGTTTCCGTCCGATCTCCTGCTCCAGGCGTCCTACCTCGGGCGAAAAAAATTCCACCGAGCCGCCGCATTCCGTGCACACCATGTGATGATGATTGCGCCGGTTGTACTGGTGTTCGTAACGCGTGATGCCGTCGTGAAACGCCACTTCGCTCGCCAGCCCGCATTCCGCGAGCAGTTTCAAAGTGCGGTACACAGTCGTAAAACCTATCCGCGGATCCTCTTTCTTGACCAGGCGGTGCAGCTCCTCGGTGGAGAGATGCTCGCGCGTTTCCAGGAATGCGCGCAGGATCGTGTCCCTCTGCTCGGTGTGCTTCAGTCCGACCTTCTTCAGGTGATTATGAAAAATGCCCTCCGCTTCGCGCACGCTTTCCCGCGAAATCGTCGCTTGATCATCGACCCGTTTTTGAGCCGTGGACATCGGCGTTACCCTGAAATGAGGATATCACTGACCCGCCGTGTGTCGTGCTTGGCATGGCTGTGTTGCGTGAAAGCCTGCTGCTAGAATTCGTAGTCGATGGTCTCGCCGACCCTTGCCGCTCCACGACGCTCCGCGCGCCTCATTCTCCGCAGTATCACGCTAATAGTCTTACTCATTCTGGTCGCGGTTGCCGCCGCGTCTGTATGGTTGTATCGCGCCGCCCGCGCTTCCCTGCCGCAGCTTGACGGGGTTGTCCACACTGCGGTTTCTTCCCCGGTTACCATTATCCGCGATGGTCACGGGGTCCCGCACATCAGCGCGCAGAACATGGAGGACCTGCTTTTTGCTCAGGGCTATGTCACGGCTCAGGATCGCCTTTGGCAAATGGACATGACGCGGCGTTACATCGCCGGCGAACTTGCGGAAGTACTCGGACCCGAGTACGTCAGGAACGATCGCTACCAGCGCACGCTCGGCATGCGGCAGGTGGCGCAGCGCGGCGCCGCGACTGTTTCCGACACGGACCGCCATCTTCTCGAGGCGTATGCCCGCGGCGTCAACGCCTTCATCGATTCGCATCGCCGAGCGCTGCCCGTCGAATTCCGCATCCTTGGCTACAGTCCACGCCCCTGGCTGGTGGAGGACACATTCCTCATCGCGTGCATGTTCAACGAGATGCTCAACCTGTTCTACGTCGAAGACATGCTGGCGCGCGAACGCGTTGTCTCGCGTATGCCCGCCGATCTCGCCGCTGATCTTTTTCCCAACACATCGCGCCGCGACCACCCGCCGGCACAAGAAAACCGGCGGTGGGGGATGGTCGATGGCCATTCGGCGCACAATATCGTCAACAACCAACGACTAGTGACGAGCGAGTCCTATGCGATCGACCATCCGGCACCGGCCTTAGCTACCGCCATCGACCGACGAGTATCGATGACCAACGTCTTCGCTTCTCACGTCGACCGCCAACCGTCGACCGTCGACGCATTTTTCCCCGGCTCCAACAACTGGGTCCTTTCCGGCGCGCACACCGTCTCAGGCAAGCCGCTCCTGTCGAACGACATGCACCTTCAGCACCACATCCCCAATGTCTGGTACGAAGTGCACCTCACCGCCGACGATCTCGACGTCGCCGGGGTCACCGCACCCGGCTTGCCCCTGGTCCTGGTCGGTCACAACCGCCGCATCGCGTGGGGCTTCACTAATCTGGGCCCGGCTGTCACCGATCTCTACCTGGAAGCCTTCGACAAGAATGGCCAGTACGAAACTCCCGAAGGAAGTCGAAGCCCTGAGCATCGGCACGAACTGATCAAGGTGAAAGGCCAGGCCGATGTTGCGCTCGACGTCACTATCACGCGCCATGGTCCCATCGTCACCGGCCTGCTGCCCGGGGAAACTCGCCCGCTGGCGTTGAAATGGACGCTCTGGGATCCGAATCTGCTCACCGGCACTTTGCAATGCATTCGCGAGTTCGATCTGGCACGGAACTGGGAGGACTTTCGCCGTGCCGCCTCGCATTTCGGAGGTCCGGGCCAAAACGTCGTTTACGCCGATGTGGACGGTCATATCGGCTACCAGGCGACAGGTTGGGTCCCGCTGCGCGCGGCCGGCGACGCTACCAAGCCGGTTCCAGGCAATGTTGAAACCTATGAGTGGACAGGCTACGTGCCCTTCGACAGCATGCCCAGCGTTTTTGATCCGCCCTCCGGGATCATCGGCACCGCCAATGGGCGCGTCACACCTGACGGCTATTCCTACCTGATAAGCGCGGAGTGGATGTCGCCCTACCGCGCCGACCGTATCTACCAGGTGCTGCAGCAGGACAAGAAATTCTCGCCCGCCGACATGCTTGCTCTTCAGACCGACATCTACTCTGACCTGGATCGCTTCTTCGCCCGGCAATTCGCCACGGCAGTCGACCACATGCCCTCGGCCTCGCAGCGCGTGCGCCAGGCTGCCGACCTGATGCGCAATTGGGATGGCCGGCTGACCGTCGATTCTGCCGCGCCCACCATTGCCGTTGGTGCGCGCCGCGAGTTGCAACGTATGTTGTTGGAGCCATACCTCGGCGCCGCTTCGACGGGAAATCCCGACAGCGGCTGGCGCGAATACCATTGGCAGAACTCTGCTGTGTGGCTGGAGAATCTTCTAACTGAGCGCCCGCAGCGCTGGCTGCCGAAGAACTACAAATCGTGGGACGATCTATTGGCCGCCGCGGTGGAGCAGGCCATCAGCGCAAAATACGCCCCCCGCCATCTCGCTTCCTGGAAATGGGGTCCCACCCATCCTGTGTACCTGCAGCACCCTCTCTTTGGCCGCGTTCCGTTCCTGAATCGCTGGACCGGTCCCGGCCGCCTGCCGCAGTCCGGCGACGGCACCACGGTCAAGCAAGTCGGGCTCGGCTTCGGCCCCTCCGAGCGGCTGACGGTGGACTTCAGCAACCTCGACGCTTCAACTTTGAACATCGTCAGCGGCGAAGCTGGGAACTTCCTAAGCCCTTATTTTATGGACCAATGGCAGGCGTGGTACCAGGGAACAACCTTCCCACTTGCGTTTTCTGCGGACTCCGTGCAGAAGTCCCGCGTTCATGAGTTGAAATTGGAACCGAAATAATTGGTGTGTTGAAAGGCTAGCTGTTGAGCTAATCGACGACTCTGACGTCAAAAGCTTTTCCGACAATATCAATCTGCGTCGACTGTGGCATGTTCGTGGTTGTGTCGTAAATAATCAGTTCGCCACCCTCGATCACGTACACCACATTCCGGCCCGACAAGGGTTCAATCCCCGTCACGTCTCCACCACCCGCCGCCGACGTCACCGCCGTTCCCGCCGATATGTCATAAATTGACAAGCATCCCCGCACCGTGTTGGTGCACGTCCGGGATGCGATAAACAGCTTGTTGTTCGCGCCCAACGCCATGAGCGTGTGAACCCCGTCGCTGATCGCCACTCCTGACTTATTCACTGCCAGGCTGCTCGCGTTCACGACGTCCAACTTGCCGCCGCTAGCTGTCGTACCCGCCACGTAAAGATTTCCGGAGCTGTCCAGCATGCCGAACCTTGCCGCCGACACGGCCACCGTCGCACCCGGCGCATTGGACGTCATATCCAACACCGTTACCTTGGCCAAGTTCCCGCCGCACTCCGGGCCGCAATTCATGATGTAGGCCTTGCTGTCGTCGCTGCTGAACACCCCGTAAACCGGCCGGTCGAACCCACTCACCGTAGTCACCGTCTTCGCAGCTGTATCCACAACAAACATCTGGTCCGTACCATCCGCGAAGGCCAGCAGTTTGCTGCCGTTGTGGCTGAGCACGACTCGCCGCGCCGCCGGCACCGCGATCGTACTCGTCAGCGTGCCCCCCGTCGCATTCAACACCTCCACGGCGCCGGAGGGTCCTGACATCGGTGCATTCGGCACCGCCACGTAGACAGTCGTGCTGTCCTGCGCCACCACAAAACTTTCGGTGAATGCGGGAAGCGGAATCTGCGTCGTGATCGACTCCGTCGCGTTTGTGATCACCGCAATCGTGCTGGCCCCCTGGTCGAATACCAGGGTCAGCTTCTTGTCCGGCGTCAGAACCATTTGCGACGGGTTCGCACCCGCACTGATGACATTGGCCGGCGTCGAGGACGTGGTGCCGTTCGCGTTCGAGACCACCGTCGTATTGACTGTATCATTGGCCGCGTTGATGATATCGATCTGGCTCTGGAAGTTGTTGCTGATGAAGGCGCGCTTCTTGATACCACTGACGGTACTGCGGGAAGAACTGGTGTTGCTTCCGCCGCCGCCACATGAAAGCAGCGTGCCCAATGTCGCCGTGCAAAAAGCCAGGATGATTGCTCGCTTCAAAACGCTCCGGACTCCGCCTACTGGAATCGAATTGCGTCGCTGGAATCGCCAATTATAACAAACGACTTGGGAGCGTCGGCTTCCAGCCATCCCGCCCTTCGTAGTACATTTGTTGAACACATGGAAGCGGTTTCAAGGTCCATGCGGCTTCCGTTGCGCCGTGATCGGCGTCTCCGTACGGCTTGTGCCACCGAACGGAGGCAGGCGTCTTCGCCCGATTTCTGAAACCGCCCCGGGGACACAGCTACGCATGCCACTTGACCTGATCGCACGCCTGAAACAACGCCCGCTGCTCTGCGACGGAGCCATGGGCACGCTGCTGTACTCCAAGGGAATTTTCATCAACCGCTGTTACGACGAGCTCAACCTCGCCATGCCTGACCTGATCCGTGACATCCATCACGACTACTTTCAGGCGGGCGCAGAGATCGTCGAGACCAATACCTTTGGCGCGAACGCGTTCCGACTGGCGCGCCATGGCTGCGCCGAAAAAACCAAGGCAATCAATATCGCCGGCGCCACGCTCGCCCGCGAAGCAGCCAAAGCCTTCAGCGGCCTGGTCGCAGGATCGGTTGGCCCGCTGGGCGTTCGTATTGAGCCGCTCGGCAAGATTTCTCTGGATGAAGCGCACGCCGCTTTCATTGAGCAGATCTCAGCCCTGGTTGAAGGCGGGGTTGACCTGATCATGCTGGAGACCTTTGGGTA
The Terriglobales bacterium DNA segment above includes these coding regions:
- a CDS encoding antibiotic biosynthesis monooxygenase, whose protein sequence is MFTRMMTCTLKQGNKEKFLEAARQLRGAYKDQTGFVDLLTFISDERPDRALVVAVWRTKSDSTQFYLNSAPLLDLKPFLEEHQIEHYHLEPSSVFGIGSGKAA
- a CDS encoding cyclic nucleotide-binding domain-containing protein yields the protein MPFTARLIQSSGSPKISNQQRDRAMTKELRANRQDFLTAAMAAENRLEYVTLNDWALLLDKAKYRSFAKGEELIHIGRQEPVVIFLAKGSARIVSGRRWPIATVAAGEILGDMAFMEGTQSSATVLAETPIEAYLISWSDLRHLFESYPHLGSRFYRSVAVSLSRRLRRQISE
- a CDS encoding SOS response-associated peptidase; protein product: MCGRFRLGKGKEALREYFGADCDVNWSPRYNIAPTDSIPAVRQDRKQPVRELSLMRWGLIPYWSKDASGAAGMINARAESAATKPAFRDALKARRCLIPADGFYEWKKLAKSKQPYCFTLRDESIFAFAGIWDRWKAPDGNSIETCAILTGPPNELVASVHDRMPIILPPDNYDLWLDPGFTNVKEVAEMLKPLPAALMKSFPVSSRVNAVKNDDPGCAEPLQEGQSADSAQNLTASLFDHPA
- a CDS encoding phosphoesterase, with the protein product MRVRVFYHDKCFDGACSAALFSRFYKERIRDDVQFQYSGLVHRAGALFDESHFDGDENAIVDFKYSTSPKITWWFDHHLSAFLTPEDAAHYENDTSTKKFYDPDFKSCTKFIATIAETRFGFNPAPVAEVVEWADIIDGALYEDAKTAVEMKHPAMKLTMVIESTRDSGFVPRLIPLLASMPFDEILRQPFVAELLPPLLQRHEESIRLLRSRAECKDGTLFFDVTDQDLEGYNKFVPYYLHPSCTYSVGLSKSSFRTKVAVGSNPWARTENMVNLARICERYGGGGHARVGAISFEPDKFEQARKAAREIVEELRASYRSTQSQPQA
- a CDS encoding DUF4870 domain-containing protein encodes the protein MARFCSNCGAQLPDNANNCPGCGRPAQSVAGGAAVAPTTTAAGGLTDNVAGLLAYVTIIPAIVFLVLEPYNRSRFIRFHAFQSIFFHVGVAVIWVLLGFLSSIPFLGWATLLLWPLVGLGFLVLWVLMLVKAYGGQMWKLPVIGDIAEKQANA
- a CDS encoding Fur family transcriptional regulator, with translation MSTAQKRVDDQATISRESVREAEGIFHNHLKKVGLKHTEQRDTILRAFLETREHLSTEELHRLVKKEDPRIGFTTVYRTLKLLAECGLASEVAFHDGITRYEHQYNRRNHHHMVCTECGGSVEFFSPEVGRLEQEIGRKHHYLTTRHTFQIYGVCAQCRSSRQKSRD
- a CDS encoding penicillin acylase family protein, whose translation is MVSPTLAAPRRSARLILRSITLIVLLILVAVAAASVWLYRAARASLPQLDGVVHTAVSSPVTIIRDGHGVPHISAQNMEDLLFAQGYVTAQDRLWQMDMTRRYIAGELAEVLGPEYVRNDRYQRTLGMRQVAQRGAATVSDTDRHLLEAYARGVNAFIDSHRRALPVEFRILGYSPRPWLVEDTFLIACMFNEMLNLFYVEDMLARERVVSRMPADLAADLFPNTSRRDHPPAQENRRWGMVDGHSAHNIVNNQRLVTSESYAIDHPAPALATAIDRRVSMTNVFASHVDRQPSTVDAFFPGSNNWVLSGAHTVSGKPLLSNDMHLQHHIPNVWYEVHLTADDLDVAGVTAPGLPLVLVGHNRRIAWGFTNLGPAVTDLYLEAFDKNGQYETPEGSRSPEHRHELIKVKGQADVALDVTITRHGPIVTGLLPGETRPLALKWTLWDPNLLTGTLQCIREFDLARNWEDFRRAASHFGGPGQNVVYADVDGHIGYQATGWVPLRAAGDATKPVPGNVETYEWTGYVPFDSMPSVFDPPSGIIGTANGRVTPDGYSYLISAEWMSPYRADRIYQVLQQDKKFSPADMLALQTDIYSDLDRFFARQFATAVDHMPSASQRVRQAADLMRNWDGRLTVDSAAPTIAVGARRELQRMLLEPYLGAASTGNPDSGWREYHWQNSAVWLENLLTERPQRWLPKNYKSWDDLLAAAVEQAISAKYAPRHLASWKWGPTHPVYLQHPLFGRVPFLNRWTGPGRLPQSGDGTTVKQVGLGFGPSERLTVDFSNLDASTLNIVSGEAGNFLSPYFMDQWQAWYQGTTFPLAFSADSVQKSRVHELKLEPK